In the genome of Croceimicrobium hydrocarbonivorans, one region contains:
- the mrdA gene encoding penicillin-binding protein 2 has translation MQRKYLFYFFFIAIALVFAGRLFYIQVLQEEYKLSALNNVVRIEKVYPGRGLIYDRNQKLLVGNQSAYDLMVVPAQVQVKDTLAFCRLVGLSKEEYRNRMLAAKRYSYLKPSIFVKQISKEDFALIQEQLHLFPGFYPQKRILRDYMTLAGANVLGFIGEANERYIQDHPEYQLGDLIGKTGIEKSYEDVLKGKIGVNYRLKDVHNRVMGPYQNGDFDTLPEPGLDVQSTIDIVIQAYGEKLMQGKRGSIVAIEPSSGEILALVTSPSYKPDLMVGRQRSVNYNRLYRDSISLPLFDRGLLAEYPPGSPFKVINALIGLQEGTLTPSTSYTCHHGFHYGRLHVACHCGTNYPIALRTGISKSCNNYFCQVFKNIIEKYPTAQEGMNVWSNHVKSFNIGQFLNNDLPTGRKGLVPDADYYDRAFGYKGWKAVSTISLAIGQGEMLLTPIQMANMTAAIANRGYYYTPHIIKSIGGKPIDNKQYTEKKQTTIDSIHFPVVIEGMFDVFESGTARGARMESIQMCGKTGTAENPHGQDHSIFVAFAPKDNPKIAISIIVENGYWGSRWAAPIASLIIEKYLTGEISRPEMEKRMLAGDLSEEYAKQLIEKYGLEVMDTTANASR, from the coding sequence ATGCAGCGCAAATACCTTTTTTATTTTTTCTTCATTGCCATAGCCCTGGTATTTGCCGGGAGGCTTTTCTATATCCAGGTTTTACAGGAAGAGTATAAGTTATCGGCCCTCAACAATGTGGTTCGAATTGAAAAGGTGTATCCTGGGCGCGGTCTTATTTATGATCGCAATCAAAAATTATTGGTAGGAAATCAAAGTGCCTACGATTTGATGGTGGTGCCTGCCCAGGTTCAGGTGAAGGACACCCTAGCCTTTTGTAGACTGGTAGGTTTGAGCAAAGAGGAGTATCGCAATAGAATGCTAGCGGCCAAGCGCTATTCCTATTTAAAGCCCTCCATCTTTGTAAAGCAAATTAGCAAAGAGGATTTTGCTCTAATACAAGAGCAATTACACTTATTCCCGGGTTTTTATCCGCAAAAGCGGATTCTCCGGGATTATATGACTCTGGCTGGGGCCAATGTTTTGGGCTTTATCGGTGAGGCGAATGAGCGTTATATCCAAGACCATCCTGAATATCAATTAGGAGACCTCATCGGGAAAACCGGAATTGAAAAAAGCTATGAAGATGTTCTTAAGGGGAAAATCGGTGTAAACTACCGCTTGAAGGATGTGCATAATCGGGTGATGGGTCCCTACCAAAATGGTGATTTCGACACCTTACCTGAGCCAGGATTGGATGTGCAGAGCACCATCGACATTGTTATTCAAGCTTATGGTGAAAAACTGATGCAAGGTAAACGTGGCTCCATTGTAGCCATTGAGCCTTCTAGTGGAGAAATTCTGGCTCTGGTTACCAGTCCTTCCTATAAGCCCGACTTAATGGTAGGTCGTCAACGCTCGGTGAATTACAACCGCCTCTATCGCGATAGTATTAGCCTTCCCTTATTTGACCGTGGACTATTAGCCGAATATCCTCCGGGATCTCCCTTTAAAGTGATAAATGCCTTGATTGGCTTGCAGGAAGGCACTTTGACTCCAAGCACCAGTTATACTTGTCATCATGGCTTTCATTACGGTCGCTTGCATGTAGCCTGCCACTGCGGAACCAATTACCCAATTGCCCTGAGAACGGGGATTTCCAAAAGTTGTAATAATTACTTCTGCCAGGTCTTTAAAAACATTATCGAAAAATACCCTACCGCTCAAGAGGGCATGAACGTTTGGAGTAATCATGTAAAGAGCTTCAATATTGGCCAGTTTTTAAATAATGATTTACCCACTGGAAGAAAAGGACTGGTACCGGATGCTGATTACTACGATCGCGCCTTTGGCTACAAAGGTTGGAAAGCGGTAAGTACCATTTCTTTGGCTATTGGTCAGGGGGAAATGCTTTTGACTCCTATTCAAATGGCGAATATGACTGCCGCCATTGCCAATCGAGGATACTATTATACGCCTCATATTATTAAGAGTATTGGGGGTAAACCTATTGATAACAAGCAGTATACAGAGAAAAAACAAACTACTATTGACAGTATTCATTTTCCTGTGGTTATCGAAGGTATGTTCGATGTATTTGAAAGTGGTACCGCCCGAGGTGCACGGATGGAAAGCATCCAGATGTGCGGAAAAACCGGAACAGCGGAGAACCCTCACGGACAAGACCATTCCATTTTTGTGGCTTTTGCCCCCAAGGATAATCCCAAAATTGCCATTTCGATTATTGTAGAAAACGGCTACTGGGGCAGTCGCTGGGCCGCCCCTATTGCCAGCTTAATAATTGAGAAGTACTTAACTGGCGAGATTAGTCGGCCCGAAATGGAAAAACGCATGTTGGCTGGTGACTTAAGTGAAGAATACGCCAAACAATTAATTGAAAAATACGGCCTGGAGGTCATGGACACTACCGCAAATGCGTCAAGGTAA
- the rodA gene encoding rod shape-determining protein RodA, which yields MRQGNLGIQKIDWLTVLLYFSLAILGWLNIYAAVYDEAHSNILDFTQRYGKQLLWIGTSVLIIIFLFILDGSVFQTLAYPIYGLSMLSLLAVLFFGKEIAGARSWFVIGGFSLQPSEFAKFATALALAAFLGKPERNLSSWRTKIVAFGIILLPAILIVPQPDPGSGLVYFSLILVLYREGLSSSYIIAGISIAVLFLLSLLIPILYLQLILAAVALIIIFLGRKVRGFWLRVTAILAVALVLVNSVDYAFNNILEDRHRNRINILLGKAHDPKGIGYNTTQSMIAIGSGGWSGKGYLQGTQTKFDFVPEQSTDFIFCTVGEEWGFLGSALLIVLFSLLFFRLVHLAERQKSSFARAYAYAVVSILFFHFSINIAMTIGLAPVIGIPLPFFSYGGSSLWGFTFLLFILIKLDSYRWQTL from the coding sequence ATGCGTCAAGGTAATTTAGGAATACAAAAGATTGATTGGCTAACCGTGCTGCTTTATTTCAGCCTGGCTATTTTGGGCTGGCTAAATATCTATGCCGCGGTTTACGATGAGGCGCATTCCAATATCCTCGATTTTACCCAGCGTTATGGCAAGCAATTGTTGTGGATTGGCACCTCAGTCCTGATTATCATTTTCCTTTTTATTCTGGATGGCAGCGTCTTTCAAACCCTGGCCTATCCCATTTATGGGCTCAGTATGCTCTCGCTCTTAGCGGTTCTGTTTTTTGGAAAAGAGATTGCCGGTGCCCGTTCCTGGTTTGTGATTGGTGGCTTTAGTTTGCAACCCTCGGAGTTTGCCAAATTCGCCACGGCCTTGGCCTTAGCGGCCTTTCTGGGGAAACCGGAACGAAACCTCAGTTCCTGGCGTACTAAAATTGTGGCTTTCGGAATTATCCTTCTACCAGCGATTTTAATTGTACCTCAACCTGATCCAGGCTCCGGCTTAGTTTATTTTAGTTTAATCCTGGTGCTATACCGCGAAGGGCTTTCAAGCTCCTATATCATTGCCGGAATAAGCATCGCTGTGCTCTTTTTACTGAGCTTACTCATCCCTATTCTTTATCTGCAGTTAATCTTGGCCGCAGTAGCCCTCATCATCATATTCTTAGGGCGTAAAGTGCGAGGCTTTTGGCTCAGGGTAACCGCCATATTAGCGGTGGCTTTGGTTTTGGTGAATAGTGTGGATTATGCCTTCAATAATATACTCGAAGATCGGCACCGCAACCGGATCAATATCCTTTTAGGAAAGGCACATGATCCCAAGGGAATTGGCTATAATACCACGCAATCCATGATTGCCATTGGTTCTGGAGGTTGGAGTGGCAAAGGCTATTTGCAGGGAACCCAAACTAAATTCGATTTTGTACCGGAACAGAGTACAGACTTTATCTTCTGTACGGTAGGTGAAGAATGGGGCTTTTTAGGCAGTGCCTTATTGATAGTGCTCTTTAGCCTCTTATTCTTTCGCTTGGTTCATCTGGCTGAAAGGCAAAAATCTAGCTTTGCCCGGGCCTATGCCTATGCCGTGGTGAGTATACTCTTTTTCCACTTTAGCATTAATATCGCCATGACCATTGGCCTGGCTCCGGTTATAGGCATTCCCCTGCCCTTCTTTAGTTATGGCGGATCCTCACTATGGGGTTTTACCTTTTTGCTTTTTATCCTGATAAAGCTGGACTCCTACCGCTGGCAGACCCTTTAA
- a CDS encoding DUF427 domain-containing protein, with protein MKAYWNGVVVAESDETIVVEGNHYFPADSIKKEFFKDSETHTWCPWKGEASYYHLTVDGKENPDAAWYYPQTKPLANHIKSYVAFWNGVEVKED; from the coding sequence ATGAAAGCTTATTGGAATGGAGTGGTCGTTGCCGAAAGCGACGAAACCATAGTTGTAGAGGGAAACCACTATTTCCCAGCAGATTCGATCAAGAAAGAATTCTTTAAAGATTCTGAAACCCATACCTGGTGCCCTTGGAAAGGGGAGGCCAGTTATTATCATTTAACGGTAGATGGGAAAGAAAACCCGGATGCAGCCTGGTATTATCCTCAAACTAAACCTTTGGCTAATCATATTAAATCCTATGTGGCCTTTTGGAATGGTGTAGAAGTAAAGGAGGATTAA
- a CDS encoding RNA polymerase sigma factor codes for MDYTAMKDAELIKLYIDGDEKALSFLINKHEQRIFSYILSKIQNRDLANDVFQDTFVKIIKTFRKGNYNEEGKFLNWALRIAHNLVIDHFRKQKRIPTVTPNDEYDIFKIIKDGSENAETGMIREQIEKDLHKLILKLPPEQLEVLRLRHFSGLSFKDIADQTGVSINTALGRMRYALINLRKLMQEHNMSLSLS; via the coding sequence ATGGATTACACTGCAATGAAAGATGCTGAGCTAATCAAGCTCTACATCGACGGAGACGAGAAAGCCCTTTCTTTTCTGATCAATAAACACGAGCAAAGGATCTTTTCCTATATCCTTAGCAAGATTCAAAACAGAGATCTCGCTAATGATGTATTTCAAGACACTTTCGTGAAGATCATCAAAACATTCCGCAAGGGCAATTACAACGAAGAAGGTAAGTTCCTGAATTGGGCACTGCGAATTGCGCACAATCTGGTGATAGATCATTTCCGGAAGCAAAAGCGCATTCCTACGGTTACTCCCAATGATGAGTACGACATCTTTAAAATTATTAAGGATGGTTCCGAAAATGCGGAGACCGGTATGATTCGCGAGCAAATTGAGAAAGACTTACACAAGCTTATTTTAAAATTACCCCCTGAGCAATTAGAGGTATTACGCCTGCGTCATTTCAGCGGATTAAGCTTTAAAGATATTGCGGATCAAACCGGAGTATCCATTAATACAGCTTTAGGTCGGATGCGCTATGCACTGATCAATCTTCGCAAATTGATGCAGGAACATAATATGAGTTTGAGTCTTTCCTAA
- the uvrA gene encoding excinuclease ABC subunit UvrA, with protein sequence MTKNSPSHKDWIEIKGARVHNLKNISLRIPHGKLTVITGLSGSGKSSLAFDTLYAEGQRRYVESLSSYARQFLGRLDKPEVDQIKGISPAVAIEQKVISRNPRSTVGTSTEIYDYLKVLYARIGRTFSPLSGEEVKKHHIEDALEFVKSLAPDTRILLKAPLHLHDRSLKDQLEILEQQGFSRLSWKGEVVLINELDPKEVKDPESLEIVVDRLTADISSDEQLNRWTDSLQTAFFEGRGLCRIELFAKNETREFSNKFELDGIEFEEPSPHLFSFNNPFGACPKCEGFGNIMGIDEDLVIPDSSLSVYEDAIYPWRGEKMQEWKLQLIQGAEKAGFPIHRPIFELKTEEYDMLWDGSKHFKGLNEFFEYLESKSYKIQFRVMLSRYRGKTRCTSCKGSRLRKEATYVKVGGYALTELVNWPIDKLQSHFEKLELSESEQQIAKRLLIEINNRLRYLCDVGLPYLTLNRVSNTLSGGESQRINLATSLGSALVGSTYILDEPSIGLHPRDTERLIRVVKNLRDLGNTVVVVEHDEEMMLAADYIVDIGPDAGIHGGEILFAGTPQELIAKEDTYTARYLRGDAKIEVPAKKEARKFIEIFGARENNLKNIDIQIPLHRFTVVTGVSGSGKSSLIRKILYPALKKRLGAYADKTGKFGRIGGAINDIGDVEFVDQNPIGKSSRSNPVTYLKAYDDIRALYASQPLSKSRKYKAGYFSFNIDGGRCEKCQGEGEITIEMQFMADVHLKCDECQGQRFKKEILDVKFEGKSIFNILELTVDEAIPFFRESGQEKIADKIQPLQDVGLGYVSMGQSSSTLSGGEAQRIKLATFLGKGQSQSPVLFIFDEPTTGLHFHDIQKLLQSFYALLKNGHSLVVIEHHPDVMKCADWIIDLGPEGGNKGGKLVYQGAPEGLLEVKDSYTGKYLIDKL encoded by the coding sequence ATGACAAAAAATTCCCCTTCCCATAAGGATTGGATTGAAATAAAAGGTGCGCGCGTTCACAATTTGAAGAACATTAGCCTGCGCATCCCTCACGGAAAGCTAACCGTAATTACCGGATTATCAGGCTCTGGCAAATCTTCATTGGCTTTCGACACCCTCTACGCCGAAGGGCAACGACGCTATGTAGAAAGTCTATCTTCCTATGCCCGTCAATTTTTAGGTCGATTGGACAAACCCGAGGTAGATCAAATTAAAGGGATAAGTCCGGCCGTTGCCATCGAACAAAAGGTGATTTCACGTAATCCCCGCTCTACCGTTGGGACGAGCACCGAGATTTACGATTACCTCAAAGTACTTTATGCCCGTATTGGCAGAACCTTCTCCCCGCTTAGTGGTGAAGAAGTAAAGAAGCATCATATTGAAGATGCCTTAGAATTTGTGAAAAGCCTCGCACCAGATACTCGAATTCTCTTAAAGGCTCCTTTGCATTTACATGATCGCAGTTTAAAAGATCAACTAGAGATTTTAGAACAGCAGGGCTTTAGCCGATTATCCTGGAAGGGTGAAGTGGTTCTGATTAATGAACTGGATCCTAAAGAAGTAAAAGATCCAGAAAGCTTGGAGATTGTTGTGGATCGCCTTACGGCAGATATCAGCAGTGATGAGCAATTAAATCGTTGGACCGACTCCTTGCAAACCGCCTTCTTTGAAGGAAGAGGCTTATGCCGGATTGAACTATTTGCTAAGAATGAGACCCGCGAATTCTCCAATAAATTTGAATTGGATGGAATTGAATTCGAAGAGCCAAGTCCCCATCTTTTTAGCTTCAACAACCCTTTTGGGGCCTGCCCAAAATGCGAGGGTTTTGGTAACATTATGGGAATTGATGAGGATTTGGTAATTCCCGATTCCAGTCTTTCCGTATATGAAGATGCCATTTATCCCTGGCGAGGAGAAAAGATGCAGGAATGGAAACTGCAATTGATTCAAGGTGCAGAGAAAGCCGGCTTCCCCATTCACCGACCTATCTTCGAGCTTAAAACGGAAGAATATGACATGCTCTGGGATGGCAGCAAGCATTTTAAAGGTCTCAATGAATTTTTCGAATACCTAGAATCCAAATCCTATAAGATTCAGTTTCGGGTAATGCTCTCCAGATACCGCGGAAAAACCCGCTGTACCTCCTGTAAAGGCAGTCGACTGCGCAAAGAAGCTACTTATGTTAAAGTTGGTGGATATGCCTTAACCGAATTGGTAAACTGGCCCATTGATAAGCTGCAAAGCCATTTCGAAAAGCTGGAACTTAGCGAGTCTGAACAGCAGATTGCGAAACGCCTCTTAATTGAGATCAATAATCGTTTGCGCTACCTCTGCGACGTGGGCCTTCCCTATTTAACGCTAAACCGTGTTTCGAATACCCTATCCGGTGGTGAATCACAGCGAATTAACCTGGCTACCAGCCTGGGAAGTGCTTTGGTGGGATCCACCTATATTCTGGATGAACCAAGCATTGGCCTGCATCCACGTGATACAGAACGATTGATCCGAGTGGTGAAAAATCTGCGCGATCTCGGTAATACCGTTGTGGTGGTTGAGCATGATGAGGAAATGATGCTGGCCGCGGATTATATTGTAGACATTGGTCCGGATGCAGGTATCCACGGAGGAGAAATCCTCTTTGCCGGTACTCCTCAAGAATTGATTGCCAAAGAAGATACTTATACGGCCCGTTACCTGCGAGGTGACGCTAAGATTGAAGTTCCGGCTAAAAAAGAAGCTCGCAAATTCATCGAAATCTTTGGTGCTCGAGAGAATAACCTCAAGAATATCGACATCCAAATTCCCTTACATCGCTTTACGGTCGTTACCGGTGTTAGTGGCTCAGGGAAGTCGAGCTTAATTCGCAAGATTTTATACCCGGCCCTTAAAAAACGCTTAGGCGCTTATGCTGATAAAACAGGAAAATTTGGTCGCATAGGTGGCGCCATTAACGACATTGGCGATGTTGAGTTTGTAGATCAAAATCCTATTGGTAAGAGCTCTCGTTCCAATCCGGTAACCTATCTCAAAGCATACGACGATATCCGTGCCCTTTATGCATCGCAGCCTCTATCGAAAAGCCGTAAATACAAAGCGGGATATTTCTCCTTCAATATTGATGGCGGACGTTGTGAGAAATGCCAGGGCGAAGGCGAAATCACCATTGAAATGCAATTCATGGCCGATGTGCACTTAAAGTGTGATGAATGCCAGGGACAGCGCTTTAAGAAAGAAATTCTGGATGTGAAATTCGAAGGCAAGTCCATTTTCAATATCCTCGAATTAACCGTAGATGAAGCAATTCCCTTCTTCCGCGAAAGCGGCCAGGAAAAGATTGCCGACAAAATTCAGCCTTTACAGGATGTAGGCCTGGGTTATGTTAGTATGGGTCAGAGCTCCTCTACCCTTTCTGGCGGTGAAGCCCAGCGGATTAAGTTGGCCACCTTTTTAGGAAAAGGCCAGAGTCAATCGCCGGTGCTTTTCATTTTTGATGAACCTACCACTGGATTGCACTTCCATGATATTCAAAAGCTATTGCAAAGCTTCTATGCCCTGCTTAAAAACGGACATAGCCTAGTGGTTATTGAACACCATCCTGATGTGATGAAATGTGCCGATTGGATTATCGACCTCGGACCCGAAGGTGGCAACAAGGGCGGGAAATTGGTTTACCAAGGGGCCCCAGAAGGTTTATTAGAGGTAAAGGATTCCTATACCGGAAAATACCTGATCGATAAACTATAA
- a CDS encoding DUF389 domain-containing protein, translating to MTTDSNTETNTPSPNPESHHPEHNPLAIAFRYVRKFLNQTLRIEGNAHPQDTIESIKADIDFQGYNVWILIFSILIASIGLNVNSGAVVIGAMLISPLMGPILGMGLSMGINDWATMKRSLRNFAIMFSVSIITSTIYFSLTPLVDAQSELLARTRPTLLDVFVAFIGGLAGILAANRRIKTNVVPGVAIATALMPPLCTAGYGLATGQWSFFMGAFYLFLINSIFISLATFVIVRFLNFPVKEFVDQVRAKRARRYIVAVILIIVVPSGYTFYNVVTESYFNRRVESFIAENVLYDGAELVKKEVLHEEGKETQINLVFFGEPIPAKIIDSWRSKLGAYNLEGSVLKVVQPQSMDQMNSEEVTKLVDVFSKSQLEIQDKDRTIAELKLALEGERRQHLPLQQIHKELQVMYPRLYSVSMARMVEFTEGATDTLMMAELKWNAPDTNGLDAECKTIGRWLEARLQVDTISVQRKLVMLKPMEVEVKGLKN from the coding sequence ACCGAAACTAATACTCCAAGTCCTAATCCGGAATCACATCATCCTGAGCATAATCCATTAGCGATTGCTTTTAGATATGTTCGGAAGTTTTTAAATCAAACGCTTCGAATTGAAGGGAATGCGCATCCTCAAGATACCATCGAATCGATTAAAGCGGATATTGATTTCCAAGGCTATAATGTTTGGATTCTGATCTTCAGTATTCTGATTGCCTCCATCGGATTGAACGTAAACTCAGGAGCGGTTGTAATTGGAGCCATGCTTATTTCTCCCTTAATGGGTCCAATCTTGGGGATGGGGCTAAGTATGGGAATTAACGACTGGGCCACCATGAAGCGCTCCTTGCGCAACTTCGCCATTATGTTCTCGGTGAGTATCATTACCAGTACTATTTACTTTAGCCTTACACCGCTGGTAGATGCACAATCGGAATTATTAGCGCGTACACGTCCTACCTTATTAGATGTATTTGTGGCCTTTATCGGTGGTTTAGCGGGTATCTTAGCGGCTAACCGACGTATCAAAACCAATGTGGTACCCGGTGTTGCCATTGCCACCGCTCTGATGCCACCACTCTGTACCGCAGGTTATGGTTTGGCTACCGGACAGTGGTCCTTCTTTATGGGGGCCTTCTACCTCTTCTTAATCAACTCCATTTTTATTAGCCTGGCGACCTTCGTAATTGTGCGTTTCCTCAACTTCCCGGTTAAGGAATTTGTAGATCAAGTAAGAGCAAAACGTGCCCGTCGCTATATCGTAGCGGTTATCTTAATTATCGTAGTTCCCAGTGGCTATACCTTTTACAATGTGGTTACCGAATCTTACTTTAATCGTCGGGTAGAATCCTTTATCGCTGAAAATGTCTTGTACGATGGCGCTGAATTGGTGAAGAAGGAAGTGTTGCATGAGGAAGGAAAAGAGACTCAAATTAACCTGGTCTTTTTTGGTGAACCTATTCCTGCCAAGATCATTGATTCTTGGCGTTCAAAATTGGGAGCCTATAATTTGGAAGGTTCCGTTTTAAAAGTGGTCCAGCCCCAAAGTATGGATCAGATGAATTCGGAAGAGGTCACCAAATTGGTAGATGTATTCTCGAAATCTCAATTGGAAATTCAGGATAAGGATCGCACCATCGCAGAGTTGAAATTAGCCCTAGAAGGGGAGCGACGCCAGCATTTACCCTTGCAGCAAATTCATAAGGAATTGCAGGTGATGTATCCGCGCTTATACAGCGTTTCCATGGCCCGTATGGTTGAGTTTACCGAAGGCGCAACCGATACCCTAATGATGGCCGAATTGAAATGGAATGCTCCGGATACCAATGGTTTAGATGCAGAATGCAAAACCATTGGTCGATGGTTGGAGGCCCGCTTGCAAGTAGATACTATTTCCGTTCAGCGTAAGCTGGTTATGCTAAAACCCATGGAAGTTGAAGTAAAGGGTTTGAAAAACTAA